CCGGCGTTCGCACCCGGCACCGGCACCCCGGAGATGGGCGGGCTCCACTCCCGCGAACTCCTTGCCCTGCTCCGCGGACTGAACGGCATCAACATCGTAGGTGCCGACGTCGTTGAGGTCGCCCCGGCGTATGACCACGCTGATATCACCACGGTCGCCGCGGCCACCCTGGTCTTCGACCTTCTCGGCCTCATGGTGAACCGCAGCAAGGCCACCGCTGGCCGCGAACTGGCTTCGGCATCCCGGACCGCGTCATGAGCACCGCGCCCACCGCTGAGGTTCCCCGGCTGGAAGACAAAACCATCCAGCCCATCCCGGCCAACGAGCGCCACGGCAAGGCCCGGGACCTCTTCACCATCTGGTTCGGCTCCAACATCATGATCATGACCATCGTGACCGGCGGACTCGCCACTACGGTGTTCGGCCTGGGCTTTGTTCCGGCGATCGTGGGCATCATCATCGGCAACGTTGTGGGCGGCATCTTCATGGCGCTGCACTCTGCCCAAGGACCGCAATTGGGTGTGGCACAGATGATCCAGACCCGTGGCCAGTTCGGGTCGTTCGGGGCACTGTTGATCGTGGTCATCGTGGTGATCATGTACGTCGGATTCTTCGCGGCGAACCTGGTGTTTGGCGGCGAAGCAATGGCGGCCGTCAGTCCCGGCATCAGCGTTGACGCGGGCATCGTCATCATCGGTGTGGTCAGCGTTATCGCCACGATTTTCGGCTACCGGCTCATCCATGCCTACGCACGCGTTTTGAGTGTCGCGGCCGGCCTGGCCTTGTTGCTGGCCTTTGGGTGGATCCTCCTGGTCCATGGCCTTCCGGCCAGCTTCCTGGAGCAGGGCAACTTCAACTGGGTCGGCTTCATGGGCACCATCTCCGTCTCGGCACTGTGGCAGTTGGCTTATGCGCCGTACGTCTCGGACTACTCCCGCTATATGCCGCAAGGGACGGGCTCGGCCCCGGCCTTCTGGGCCTCCTACTCAGGCTGTGTGCTGGGAACCCTGTTCCCTATGATCCTCGGCGCCTTGGTGGGTACGCTCGCAGTGTCCATGAGTGCCGGCGATGTCGAAATTGTTGGCAGCCTGGGCGCGATGCTCCAACCGTGGACGCTGATCATCGTCGGCATCTTCTGCCTGGGCGTTGCGGCTTCCAACGCCATGAACCTCTACTGCGGCGTCCTGTGCACCCTCACCATCGGCCAGACGTTCAAACCCCATTGGCTGCCGCGCGCCAAGACCCGCAGCATCGCCGCGATCATTCTCTTCGTCGTCGCCGTCAGCATCGCCCTGTTTGCCCGCGACAATTTCATCCTCTTCTACACCAACTTCCTGTCGTTCCTGATGTACGTCCTGGTTCCCTGGACAGCCATCAACCTTGTGGATTACTACCTTCTGCGGCACGGCGACTACCGCGTTGAAGACTTCTTCAAGCGCGACGGCGGCGTGTACGGGCGGTTCAATTGGGTCGCCATCGGCTCCTACATAGCAGGCGCCCTGATCCAGGTCCCTTTCTCGGCAACAGCTGTATACACCGGCCCGCTGGCCGCCGCGATGGGCGGCGTGGACATCTCCTGGATCGTCGGCCTGGTAGTCGTCGCTCCCCTCTATTACTGCGCGGCACGCATCTTTGGCCAGAAGCCTGAAGCCGCCCCCTTTCCCTCCCCTGCAATCACCGCCGACCTCACCTGATCAGCCCCTCATCTGATCAGCCCCTCATACGAAAGCGAATCATCATGACTACAACCCAGACCGAACAGTTCACCGTCCGACGCTCCACCGGAGGTTCTCCGGATATCGCCGGCGCCCTCCCTCTGCCTTTGCCTCCAGCAGGGCACTTCATCAACGGTTCCTTCGTCCCCGGATCTTCAGGCCAGTCCATCGACGTCGTGGATCCCGCCACGGAGCAGGTCATCGCCTCGGTGCAGGCCGGCACGGCCGATGATGTGGACGTCGCTGTGGCAGCCGCCGTCGTAGCCCAAAAGACCTGGGGTGCCACCACCCCGAAGGAACGCGCCGATGTCCTGAACCTCATCGCCACTATCATCGAGCAGAACCGCCAAGCGTTCGAGGCCATCGAGTCCGCCAACACCGGCAAACCGCGGGCCGTTTCCGAAGACGATGTCTCCAGCACCATCGACACCTTCCGGTTCATGGCCGGAGCCTCGCGCACCCTGACCTCCATGGCCGGCGGCGACTACGCCACGGACCACACGTCCGTGATCCTCCGCGAACCTGTGGGAGTGGTTGGCGTCATCACTCCCTGGAACTACCCGCTGCTGATGGCCGCCTGGAAGATCGCACCCATTCTCGCTGCGGGCAACAGCATCGTCATCAAGCCGTCCGAGCAAACCCCGTTGTCCACCCTGAAACTGGTGGAGGTGCTGGCCGGCCGCATTCCGGATGGAATCCTCAACGTCGTCACGGGCCGCGGCCGGACCGTTGGGCAGAGGCTGTCCGAACATCCGGACATTGCTTTGGTCGCGCTGACGGGCAGCGTCGTGAGCGGCCAGGCTGTGGCCGAAACCGCTGCCAAGTCCGTCAAGCGCGTCCACTTGGAGCTCGGTGGCAAGGCGCCCGTTGTTGTCTTCCCTGACGCCGACCTCCGTGCCGCCGCTGCGGGTGTACGCAATGCCGGCTTCTGGAACGCCGGGCAGGACTGTGGCGCTGCCTGCCGCGTGCTGGTCCACGAGTCCGTGGCCGAAGAATTCACAGAGCACTTGGTCCGTGAGGTCAGCACCTTGGTGATCGGTGCTCCAGACGCCGGTGACGACGTCGAAATCGGTCCCATGATTTCCCTCCCGCACTACGAGCGGGTCAAGGAATCGCTGGCTGAAGCGCGCGCTGCGGGCCATGACGTGGCCATCGGCGGATCCACCATGGAAGGTCCCGGCTACTTCATCGAGCCCACCGTCATCAGCAACGTGCCGGCGGGCGCACACATCGCCACGCACGAAATCTTCGGACCCGTCGTCACCGTGGAGACCTTCAGCAGCACCGAGGAAGCAGTCACGCGAGCCAACGAGAGCCCGTATGGTTTGTCAGCCTCCGTGTGGACGCGCGACTCGAGCCTTTCCCTCCGGATTCCCAAGCAACTGGACTTCGGCACCGTCTGGGTCAATGCACACCTTGTGCTGGCCTGCGAGGTACCGTGGGGCGGATTCAAAGGTTCCGGCTACGGCCGTGACCTCTCGCTCTACGCACTGGATGATTACTCGCGCACCAAGCACGTCATGATCAACCACGGCGCGTGAGCGTTCAGACAAGCAACGGAGCTTTCACCATGACCACTCGTGTTTCCCGGGCATCCGGCATACCGGCCGCAACCACCCCCACCGCCCCTTTCGGTACAGATGTCACCTGGACCAACTGGGGCGGGAACCAGAGCGCGACGCCAGCCTTTACGGTTCGGCCCAGGAACGAACAAGAAGCGCTCGACGCCGTCCGTTTCGCCATCCGCGAGGGCTTGCCCGTGCGGGCGGTCGGCTCAGGACATTCGTCCTCACCCTTGGTCCAGACCGGCGGCGTGCTGATGGACATGTCCGGTCTCTCTGCCATCACCGGCACTGATCGAGTGGGACGCCGCGCCCGGGCTTTGGCCGGCACCACCATCAACGCCTTCGGGGACGCCCTGTGGGACAAGGGACTGGCGCTCAGCAACCAGGGCGACATCGACAAGCAACAGATCGCCGGGGCACTGGCCACCAGCACCCATGGATCCGGCAAGGACCTGGGCAGCTTCTCGTCCAAACTGCGCTGGGTGAAGCTGATCAACGGCTACGGCGAGATCGTTGAAATCGGTGAGGGCCAAATCCGTGAACTCCGGGCGGCACAGGTAGCCCTGGGAACCTTGGGGATCTTCCTGGAAGTCGAGTTGGCCGTCGAGGACAGCTACTACCTGCAGGAACAGATCACGTATCCCACCTGGGCTGAAACCACCGCTACTTGGCAGGCCGACATCGATGACAACCGGCACTACTCGTTCCTCTGGTGCCCGGAGGACGACTCGTGTGAACTCCTCGACCTGCCCGGTTCACCGGACCACAGCATGAGCGGGCGGAGCTACACCAAGCGGTACAACGTGGCTTCCGTTCAGGATGAAAGCCAACTCTCCACTGTTGAGGGTGCCCGGCTGGACCGTTCCTACCGGATCTACCCGGGCGGCTTCACCACGCAGTTCCACGAACTTGAGTACTTCGTCCGCAGCGAGGACGGCTTAGTGGCTGTCGAAGCCATCCAGGAACTGATCCGCAGCAAGTATCCCGAGCAGAAGTACCCGGTTGAGGTCCGTTGGGTGAAGTCCGACGACGCCTACATGTCCCAGTTCCAAGGCCGCGACAGCACCGTCATTACTCTGACCACGGAGCCAGGCACCGACTACTGGCAGTTCTTCCGGGATGCTGATGCGGTGCTGCAGGAATTCGAACCCCGCGCACACTGGGGAAAGATCCACTTCATGACCCGCAGCCGCTTGGAACGCCTCTATCCCGAGCTGGACACCTTCATCCAGGTGCGGAGGGAATTCGATCCCCGTGGCATGTTCCTGAACGACCACACCAGGTCCCTGCTCGCCTGACGAGTACTGATTGCCTGATTGCCCGCCGGGATGTGAGAGAACGGCCAACCCTCTCTCACATCCCGAGCCCTTCACCCCACCCCTCTCTCACATCCCGAGCCCTTCACCCCACCCCTCTCTCACATCCCTGTGACAACCCGTTGAAACCTCGGAGTGGTAGTTTGTTCTCTGCTGAGGCAGACAACGCACCCAACCGGAGGACCATCCATGTTTAAGGGTTTCAAGGACTTTATTCTTCGCGGAAACGTGATCGAACTGGCCATTGCTGTCGTTATCGGCAGTGCATTCACCGCGCTCGTTACAGCCTTCACCAACAACATCATCAACCCCGTCATTGCCGCCGCCGGCGGCATGAACGCTGACGGGCTCGGCTTCAAGATCTGGGAGAACAACCCCGCCACGCTCGTCAACATCGGCGCCGTATTGACCGCCCTGGTGACCTTCGTGATCACTGCTGCCGTGGTCTACTTCATCTTCGTGGCGCCCATGAACAAGATCAATTCCCTGGTCAAGGACCGTCTCTCCACCGAGGAGCCCGAGGAAGAGCCGCTGCCTGCAGACACCGCGCTGCTGGCCGAGATCCGCGACCTCCTGAAGGACGCAGCCGCCGCCCGCAACGCAGGCCAGGTTTCCGACCTCGACCCGGACCTCGATTCCGACCGGATCCGCTAGGACAGCCATCGCGGGATGATCCTTCCCGTTTGCTTCTTGAGCCCGGCGTTCTCTCCGCGAGAACGCCGGGCTCTTGCGTTCACTGAGCTGTCCCCGAAACGTGACGCACAGGCAACCGGTTGGAAACAGGGGCGGGGCAGCATGAGAATATGAAGCCCAACCCGAGCACTCCCGTCACCGCGGACCTCCTCTGTGATGTCTGCGGGCAGTTGCCCGAACCGCCCAAAGCCAGGCTCACCCTCGCCAACATTGCCGTCATGCTCCCCATCGAACTTCTAGTGCATGCCGCCGTGGTGGAAACGCACCTTCCCTACGTTGCCAAAGTCCTGCTGCTGGCGGTCACGGCCACTGTCCTGGTCATCTGGGTGGCCGAACCATCCGCGGCGAAGGTCCTACGGCGCTGGCTGCACGCGCCTGCTCTCCGACAACGACACAAGCTGCACCTCGCTCCTGCCCTGTGGCGTGCACGTACGCTGCTGCTGGACCAGCCAGGGTCCCTGCAGAAAATTACCCAGTCGCTCGCGAAGCTGGACACCAACATCCTCAGCCTTCACGTCCACCCCATGGCCAGGACTAGTGGCACCGCCACGGGCCTCGGGGAATCAGTCATGGATGAGTTCGTTCTCTCCGCCCCTGGCGATGTCACCGAGCAGGAACTGCTGAAAGCACTTCACGACGGCGGCGGGCACGAGTCCCATGTCTGGCCCACCACCGCACTGGCCATGGCCGATGGCCAAACCAAGGCACTGAGCCTCGCCACCCGCATCGCCGGAAACCCGAAAGAACTTCCCCACGCTGTGGCCGAACTCCTGTCCGCCAAAGTAGTCCCCAACGATCCTGAGCATCCGGCCCCCGAGGCGAGTTCCGCCGTCGGGCCTTCCTCCGACATCCTCAAAATCCCGACGGCTTGGCACGGCCCGCTGGTGTTTTCCAGGCCGGGTGAGCCTTTTTCGCCCGCTGAATCGGCGCGCGCACACAGGCTGGCTGAGCTTGCGGAGATTTTGGCGCATACTTCAACTGACCCGTTGCGTTCCCTCCCGGTCAGCGCACCGCAGCGGGCTTAAGTTCACGCGAAACACCCAACGGCAGAGGCCGGTCTCAGTCGAGCACCCGGTATTTGAGGAAAATGGCGCCGCCGTTGAACGTACGCTCCTGCACAAGCTCCAGCCGGGCGTCCACGCCGTCAGGCAAGCCCTTTTTGCCGCCGCCCACCAACACCGGCACGATAATGAGTTGGCATTCATCCACCAAGCCCTCGCGGAAAGCCTGCGCCGCGAGTTCAGGACCTCCGATCAGGATGTCGGTGGCAACCGAGGCCTTCAACTGCCGAATATCTTCTGCTATGAAATCGCTCTCTATCCTGGTGTTTCCGGTGCTCGGGTCCTGCAATGTCCTGGAGAACACCACTTTGTCGGCCTGCCGCCAGAGATTCGCGAAGTCGTCGATGAACGCAGGTTCCGATTTCGTGTCCCAACTATCCCAAGCGCTCATCACGTCGTAGAGCCGCCTGCCGTAGAGGTAGTGCTGCACGGAGCGCTCACGATCATTGATGAAACGGTGCACTTCCTCGTCCGGCACGCCCCAGTCGAAGTTGCCCTCGGTGTCCGCGATGTACCCGTCCAGGGACATGATGGCCGAATAGATGAGCTTGGCCACGGGGGTTCAATCCTCGTCAATCTTTTCGAGAAGCTTCCCCAGAGCATCACGAATATCGTCGTAGTCGTACTGGCCGGCTCTGCTCTCGGCAGAGATCACGCCACAGCGATGGATCTTCTTGAAGTCGCCCACGGGGAACTTGTAGTGGCCCTTTTGATCGTCGGGGTGTTCGTCGTCCACACCAAGAAACCACTTGGAGTACTCGGCGTGGCCGTTCTTGTCCAGAAAGGCATTCTCATCCTTGGTGGTGGGCGCGTGCTCACTCCAGTCATCGCGGGTGTCCTTGACCACGTTGCCGTCGCGGATCAGATGCTTCGCGTGGTCGAAGGCCTTCTTGTTGAGTTTCACGGTCATGGCGCAACCTCGCTTGGATGTGACGGTTCGGCATGGGCAGGGCAACTCGTACGGTTCAGCATAGGACGACGGAAAGCCGCCGGGAAGGCCGGAGCAGCAGGTCCGCGGCCTTGCTCAGTTGATGAGCTGAATCCGGATGCCCGCCCCGTGTTCTTTCACCACCATCCGCCGCCCTACCGCTCCCTTTTGATTGAGCCATAGAACGCTGCCGTCCGGCGTCACGGCGTCCACCACACCTTGGTCAACGACGACGTTGTCGCGCCGGATTTGAACAGCCTGGCCAACCAACAACCTCCAGTTGGTCACCTGCTTCCCCCGCGCTTGGTCCACGGGTGCTTCAAACAACGAATCTTTCTTACGGTCCTGCAATGGGTGACTCCTAGCATCGTGCACAATACGTTCCGTGAAGGGTTTCTGTACAAGACGTGTGCCATCACCGCTCAGTCCATGACGCTCTTACCAAGGCCTATTTGTGTGATGTGTATCAACTACAAGGCCTTCACGGCCCCCAGCACCTTGGTTAATGAGTCCTTCGCGTCTCCGAACAGCAGGGTGGTTTGGGGCTCGTACAACAGCTCATTTTCAATGCCCGCAAAACCGGGGCGCATGGAGCGTTTGAGGAACACCACCTGCCGTGCGTCCGCTACTTCCAGGATGGGCATTCCGTAGATCGGCGATCCCGATGTGGTCTTTGCCGCAGGATTCACAACGTCGTTGGCACCCACCACGAGTGCGACATCGGTGGTCTTGAACTCGGAATTGATGTCGCCCATTTCCTTTAGCGACTCGTACGGCACGTTGGCTTCTGCCAGGAGTACGTTCATATGGCCCGGCATCCGTCCGGCCACAGGATGGATGGCGAAGTCCACCTCAATTCCCCGGGCTTCCAAGGCCAAGGCCAGCTCCGCCGCGGTGTGCTGCCCCTGGGCGACGGCCAGCCCGTATCCCGGAACGATGATCACACGCTGGGCATAGCCGAGCAGTACCGCTACGTCCTCCGCACTGGAGGAACGCACGGGCCGCTCACTCACAGCGGTTGATCCAGCCGTGGATCCACCCTTGAAGGCTCCGAACATGATGCCCGCCACGCTGCGTCCCATCGCGGCAGCCATGGCGCGGGTAAGGATGGTGCCGGAAGCTCCCACCAGCGTGCCGGCCACCAGCAGGAGGACATTCCCCAGCACCAGCCCGGACGCCGCGACAGCCAAGCCGGTGAAGGCGTTCAGGAGCGAAATGACAATCGGCACATCAGCGCCGCCCACAGGGAGCACCAACAAGATTCCGGCAACAAGACCCAAAACAAGCAGGACCAGCGCCAACAGCAACCAGCCATTCAAGATCACCACGATGCCGGCGCCCACGGCGGCCAGCAGCACCACGGCCATCAAGGCGGGCAGTCCAGGGAACGTCACCGGCCGGGTGGTCATGAGCCCTTGAAGTTTGGCGAAAGTGACACCGGAGCCCGCGAAGGACACCGCACCCACCAGCAACGTGAAGACGATGGCCAAGCGAACCCACGGATCTTCCGTATGGGAGAGTTCCAGCAACGCCACAAGCGCCGCAGCACCACCACCCACACCGTTGAAGAGCGCCACGAGCTGCGGCATCTGAGTCATTTGCACGCGCCGGGCTACCGGCGCAGCCACACCCGAGCCCACAGCAATGGCCCCGAGGATCCATGGAATGTTGTCCAGCTTCACGGAGACGAACACCGTTACCACTGCCAGCAGGGCGCCAAATGCTCCGATCAGATTGCCGCGCCGGGCAGTCCGTGGTGAATTCAAGCCTTTCAGGGCGAGGATGAAGCACGCCGCCGCCGCGAGGTACAGGAGAGCCGTCCAGGTGGGATTGAGCAGCGTCATTGCCGGCGCCCCTTATCGACCGGCTCCACGGTGGTGGCGGGCTCCGCGCCTCCGGAAGCTACGGAACCTCCCGGACCTCCAGCGTTCGACGACGGCCGTTGCCTTCCGCGGAACATCTCCAGCATCCGGTCGGTCACCACGAACCCGCCAACGAGGTTGGCTGTGGCAAGGACAACGGCCAACAGGGCGACCGCCAGTACCCACGGATCCGCGGCTTGTCCGGCCACGATGATGGCGCCCACCAGGATGATGCCGTGGATGGCGTTGGCCCCGGACATGAGGGGTGTGTGCAGGGTGCTGGAGACCTTGGAAACCACCTCGAATCCCACGAACACCGCCAGGACCGTGATTGTCAGCAGGCTCATACCGTCCATCAGCGCACCTCTTCACTGCCGGATTGGATACCGCTGGCGTGTCCGCTGCCAAACGGCGCAGTCTCCCCTGCGAGCGCCTTGAGTGCTTCGGCAGTTGGTGCGTGCCGGACTTCCCCGTCATGGGTGAGGCACGTACCGGCAATAACTTCGTCCTCAAAGTCCGGAGCAACCACGCCGTCCCGCGTCATGAGGCCCAAGAGGTTGGCTACGTTCTTTGCGTACAGGCGTGAGGCGTCAGCGGGCATGGCCGAAGCAGGGTCTTTGATTCCCACCAGCGTCACCACGCCCTGGCCGTCGCCTGTAGGGATGGGGATGTCTTGGCCCGGGATGCTACCTTCAACGTTGCCCCCGGATTCGGCTGCCAAGTCCACCACTACAGATCCCGGACGCATGCCTTGGACCATCTCCCGGCTGACCAGGAGTGGGGCGCGCCTGCCCGGAACGGCGGCGGTGGTAATCAGGACATCGGCTTGGGCTACGTGGGGCGTCAAGAGTGCACGCTGCAGGGCGCCCCGGTCGGCGCTGAGTTCCCGGGCGTAGCCGCCGGAGGCCTCGGCGGTTTCGAGGTCCAGTTTGATGAAGGTGCCTCCCATGGATGCCACCTCGTCGGCCGAGGCGGGACGGATGTCGTTGGCTGAAACCCGGGCTCCGAGCCTTTTGGCGGTTCCGATTGCCTGCAGACCAGCCACTCCGGCGCCGAGTACCAGCACGCGGGCGGGCGGGATGGTCCCTGCTGCGGTCATATACAGCGGGAAGAATCGGGGGAGCCGCATGGCCGCCTCAAGGACGCATCGATACCCCGCCACCAACGCCTGCGACGTGAGCGCATCCATGGACTGGGCGCGCGATATTCGGGGAACCAGTTCAAGGGCAAAGGAGGTGATGCCACCGGCGGCGAGTGCCCGTACGGTGGGCAACTCGGACGACGGTGACCCTAAGCCGACGGTGACAGAACCGCGGCGGAGCGCTCCCGCCGTCGACGGTTCCATGGGACGTACGTGGCAATAGACATCCAGCGATCCGAGAACCAGTGACTGCACCACTGAGGCACCCGCCGCCCGGTAGTCGTCGTCGCTGTGGCCGGACGCGAGCCCCGCACCGGGCTCGATCTCAACTTCAAGGCCCAACCCCACCAGTTGCTTCACCGTTTCCGGTGTTGCGGCCACACGTCGCTCACCGTCGAGCGTCTCGCGCGCTATGCCTGCTTTCACCCGCCACCCCTTTTCCGGAACTCTCCAGAACCCAGTTGGCATGAGTCTATGACTGCATAGGGCCGGGCGGGAGTAGGGGCTGCGCTATGTGCATAAGTCAATTAGTGTCGGTGGAAGCTGGGGGCAACCAGCCACCACACCGTCGACGAGCCGGTTCCGGCCGTGCCGTCGGAAGGGAACGCCGCTATGGACACTTTCAAAATCGGTTATTTCGTAGGAAGCCTGGCAAGCAATTCCATCAATCGGGTCCTCTCCAAGGCCCTTATCAGCGTCGCGCCGCCGGAACTCGAGTTCCATGAGATCGCCATCAAGGACCTCCCTTTGTACAGCGCGGACTATGACGCTGACTTCCCGCCGGCGGGCCGGGAACTGAAGGATGCCATCGCAGCATCGGACGGGATACTGTTCGTCTCCCCCGAGTACAACCGCTCCATTCCGGGCGCGTTGAAGAACGCCATCGACTGGGGTTCGCGGCCGTGGGGCACCAATTCATTCGCGCGCAAGCCCACCGGAATCATCGGCGCTTCGCCGGGCGGCATTGGAACGGCCGTGATGCAGTCGTCCATGCGCAGCGTTTTGAGCTTCCTGGACGCACCGCAATTGAACGCGCCTGAGGCTTACATCCGCTTCGTCGCAGACGCGTACGACGACGACGGTTCAGTTAAGGACGAAGGAACCGCCGGGCTGTTGCGGCACTACATGGAGGAGTACAGCGCGTTCGTTCAGCGTGTCCTCGCTGCCAACGCACCTGGCCACATTGGTGATCCGGAACCGGATTCAGCCAAGCTCACGCGGTAACGCCAGGCGGGTGCCGCC
This genomic interval from Paenarthrobacter aurescens TC1 contains the following:
- a CDS encoding putative cytosine/purine/uracil/thiamine/allantoin permease family protein (identified by match to protein family HMM PF02133), which gives rise to MSTAPTAEVPRLEDKTIQPIPANERHGKARDLFTIWFGSNIMIMTIVTGGLATTVFGLGFVPAIVGIIIGNVVGGIFMALHSAQGPQLGVAQMIQTRGQFGSFGALLIVVIVVIMYVGFFAANLVFGGEAMAAVSPGISVDAGIVIIGVVSVIATIFGYRLIHAYARVLSVAAGLALLLAFGWILLVHGLPASFLEQGNFNWVGFMGTISVSALWQLAYAPYVSDYSRYMPQGTGSAPAFWASYSGCVLGTLFPMILGALVGTLAVSMSAGDVEIVGSLGAMLQPWTLIIVGIFCLGVAASNAMNLYCGVLCTLTIGQTFKPHWLPRAKTRSIAAIILFVVAVSIALFARDNFILFYTNFLSFLMYVLVPWTAINLVDYYLLRHGDYRVEDFFKRDGGVYGRFNWVAIGSYIAGALIQVPFSATAVYTGPLAAAMGGVDISWIVGLVVVAPLYYCAARIFGQKPEAAPFPSPAITADLT
- a CDS encoding aldehyde dehydrogenase (identified by match to protein family HMM PF00171); the protein is MPPAGHFINGSFVPGSSGQSIDVVDPATEQVIASVQAGTADDVDVAVAAAVVAQKTWGATTPKERADVLNLIATIIEQNRQAFEAIESANTGKPRAVSEDDVSSTIDTFRFMAGASRTLTSMAGGDYATDHTSVILREPVGVVGVITPWNYPLLMAAWKIAPILAAGNSIVIKPSEQTPLSTLKLVEVLAGRIPDGILNVVTGRGRTVGQRLSEHPDIALVALTGSVVSGQAVAETAAKSVKRVHLELGGKAPVVVFPDADLRAAAAGVRNAGFWNAGQDCGAACRVLVHESVAEEFTEHLVREVSTLVIGAPDAGDDVEIGPMISLPHYERVKESLAEARAAGHDVAIGGSTMEGPGYFIEPTVISNVPAGAHIATHEIFGPVVTVETFSSTEEAVTRANESPYGLSASVWTRDSSLSLRIPKQLDFGTVWVNAHLVLACEVPWGGFKGSGYGRDLSLYALDDYSRTKHVMINHGA
- a CDS encoding putative oxidoreductase, FAD-binding (identified by match to protein family HMM PF01565); protein product: MTTRVSRASGIPAATTPTAPFGTDVTWTNWGGNQSATPAFTVRPRNEQEALDAVRFAIREGLPVRAVGSGHSSSPLVQTGGVLMDMSGLSAITGTDRVGRRARALAGTTINAFGDALWDKGLALSNQGDIDKQQIAGALATSTHGSGKDLGSFSSKLRWVKLINGYGEIVEIGEGQIRELRAAQVALGTLGIFLEVELAVEDSYYLQEQITYPTWAETTATWQADIDDNRHYSFLWCPEDDSCELLDLPGSPDHSMSGRSYTKRYNVASVQDESQLSTVEGARLDRSYRIYPGGFTTQFHELEYFVRSEDGLVAVEAIQELIRSKYPEQKYPVEVRWVKSDDAYMSQFQGRDSTVITLTTEPGTDYWQFFRDADAVLQEFEPRAHWGKIHFMTRSRLERLYPELDTFIQVRREFDPRGMFLNDHTRSLLA
- the mscL gene encoding large conductance mechanosensitive channel protein (identified by match to protein family HMM PF01741; match to protein family HMM TIGR00220) gives rise to the protein MFKGFKDFILRGNVIELAIAVVIGSAFTALVTAFTNNIINPVIAAAGGMNADGLGFKIWENNPATLVNIGAVLTALVTFVITAAVVYFIFVAPMNKINSLVKDRLSTEEPEEEPLPADTALLAEIRDLLKDAAAARNAGQVSDLDPDLDSDRIR
- a CDS encoding riboflavin biosynthesis protein RibD (identified by match to protein family HMM PF01872); protein product: MAKLIYSAIMSLDGYIADTEGNFDWGVPDEEVHRFINDRERSVQHYLYGRRLYDVMSAWDSWDTKSEPAFIDDFANLWRQADKVVFSRTLQDPSTGNTRIESDFIAEDIRQLKASVATDILIGGPELAAQAFREGLVDECQLIIVPVLVGGGKKGLPDGVDARLELVQERTFNGGAIFLKYRVLD
- a CDS encoding hypothetical protein (identified by Glimmer2; putative); this encodes MPCPCRTVTSKRGCAMTVKLNKKAFDHAKHLIRDGNVVKDTRDDWSEHAPTTKDENAFLDKNGHAEYSKWFLGVDDEHPDDQKGHYKFPVGDFKKIHRCGVISAESRAGQYDYDDIRDALGKLLEKIDED
- a CDS encoding hypothetical protein (identified by Glimmer2; putative), with protein sequence MHDARSHPLQDRKKDSLFEAPVDQARGKQVTNWRLLVGQAVQIRRDNVVVDQGVVDAVTPDGSVLWLNQKGAVGRRMVVKEHGAGIRIQLIN
- a CDS encoding putative NAD(P) transhydrogenase beta subunit (identified by match to protein family HMM PF02233); translation: MTLLNPTWTALLYLAAAACFILALKGLNSPRTARRGNLIGAFGALLAVVTVFVSVKLDNIPWILGAIAVGSGVAAPVARRVQMTQMPQLVALFNGVGGGAAALVALLELSHTEDPWVRLAIVFTLLVGAVSFAGSGVTFAKLQGLMTTRPVTFPGLPALMAVVLLAAVGAGIVVILNGWLLLALVLLVLGLVAGILLVLPVGGADVPIVISLLNAFTGLAVAASGLVLGNVLLLVAGTLVGASGTILTRAMAAAMGRSVAGIMFGAFKGGSTAGSTAVSERPVRSSSAEDVAVLLGYAQRVIIVPGYGLAVAQGQHTAAELALALEARGIEVDFAIHPVAGRMPGHMNVLLAEANVPYESLKEMGDINSEFKTTDVALVVGANDVVNPAAKTTSGSPIYGMPILEVADARQVVFLKRSMRPGFAGIENELLYEPQTTLLFGDAKDSLTKVLGAVKAL
- a CDS encoding NADPH-dependent FMN reductase protein (identified by match to protein family HMM PF03358): MDTFKIGYFVGSLASNSINRVLSKALISVAPPELEFHEIAIKDLPLYSADYDADFPPAGRELKDAIAASDGILFVSPEYNRSIPGALKNAIDWGSRPWGTNSFARKPTGIIGASPGGIGTAVMQSSMRSVLSFLDAPQLNAPEAYIRFVADAYDDDGSVKDEGTAGLLRHYMEEYSAFVQRVLAANAPGHIGDPEPDSAKLTR